The Deltaproteobacteria bacterium genome segment ACTGGCGGACGTCATCGTTCCGTCGTGATTGCCGATCGGGTCGGAAGAGACTTGATACGATGGGGATCTCACGTTACGATTACGCATCGTGATATGACACGATCTTCGGGAGGAGACTAGATGGTCGGGACAGTGGTTGTGACTCATGGGAAAATTGGAGAAGAGATGGTCCGTGCAGTCCTCTCCATTGTTCGGGAAGATCTCCCGCTTTATAGCGTTGCCCTGGAACAAAACGAGGATGTCGAGCAGATGCGCCGAAAAATTGAACAGGCGGTCCAGCGTGCCGATCGTGGACATGGGGTTCTTCTCTTGTCAGATATGTTTGGAGGGACTCCTTCCAACCTTTGCCTTTCCTTT includes the following:
- a CDS encoding PTS sugar transporter subunit IIA; protein product: MVGTVVVTHGKIGEEMVRAVLSIVREDLPLYSVALEQNEDVEQMRRKIEQAVQRADRGHGVLLLSDMFGGTPSNLCLSFLEEGKIEVVTGVNLPMIIKLATIQENRSLIETADFIKRYGQKNIARATEVLQQGSSD